In Pseudomonas sp. MM213, a genomic segment contains:
- a CDS encoding carboxy terminal-processing peptidase, whose translation MKHLFPSTALALFIGIGLMPMSSNTFAANSWDKLQPDRDEVIASLNVVELLKRHHYSKPPLDDARSVIIYDSYLKLLDPSRSYFMASDIAEFDKWKTQFDDFLKSGDLNAGFTIYKRYLDRVKARLDFALAELNKGVDKIDFTAKETLLIDRKDAPWLKSTAELDDLWRKRVKDEVLRMKIAGKEPKQIQETLTKRYKNQLSRLDQTRPEDIFQAYINTFAMSYDPHTNYLSPDNAENFDINMSLSLEGIGAVLQSDNDQVKVVRLVPAGPADKTKQVAPADKIIGVAQGNKEMVDVVGWRLDEVVKLIRGPKGTVVRLEVIPASNAPNDQTSKIVPITREAVKLEDQAVKKSVLNLKQDGKDYKLGVIEIPAFYLDFKAFRAGDPDYKSTTRDVKKLLTELQKEKVDGVVIDLRNNGGGSLQEATELTSLFIDKGPTVLVRNADGRVDVLEDENPGAFYKGPMALLVNRLSASASEIFAGAMQDYHRALIIGGQTFGKGTVQTIQPLNHGELKLTLAKFYRVSGQSTQHQGVLPDIDYPSIIDTKEIGESALPEAMPWDTIRAAIKPAVDPFKPYISQLKSEHDVRSAKDAEFVFIRDKLALAQKLMSEKTVSLNEAERRAQHADIEAKQLAMENIRRKAKGEEPLKELKKEDEDVAAAEPDKVKPEDDAYLSETGRILLDYLKLNTAVAKH comes from the coding sequence ATGAAGCATCTGTTCCCCAGCACCGCCCTCGCCCTATTTATTGGTATCGGCCTGATGCCGATGTCGAGCAATACGTTCGCAGCCAATAGCTGGGACAAGCTTCAGCCAGATCGTGACGAAGTGATCGCCAGTCTGAATGTCGTCGAGTTGCTCAAGCGTCACCACTACAGCAAGCCGCCGCTCGATGACGCGCGCTCCGTGATCATCTACGACAGCTACCTCAAGCTGCTGGATCCGTCGCGCAGCTACTTCATGGCCAGCGACATTGCCGAATTCGACAAGTGGAAAACCCAGTTCGACGACTTCCTCAAGAGCGGCGACCTCAACGCCGGGTTCACCATCTACAAGCGCTACCTGGACCGCGTAAAAGCGCGTCTGGACTTTGCCCTTGCGGAGCTGAACAAGGGCGTCGACAAGATCGACTTCACCGCCAAGGAAACCTTGCTGATCGATCGCAAGGACGCGCCTTGGCTCAAGTCCACCGCAGAGCTCGACGACCTGTGGCGCAAACGCGTCAAGGACGAAGTGCTGCGGATGAAGATTGCTGGCAAAGAGCCCAAGCAGATTCAGGAAACGCTGACCAAGCGTTACAAGAATCAGCTCTCGCGCCTGGACCAGACCCGTCCGGAAGACATCTTCCAGGCGTACATCAACACCTTCGCCATGTCCTACGACCCGCACACCAACTATCTGTCGCCGGATAACGCGGAGAACTTCGACATCAACATGAGCCTGTCCCTCGAAGGCATCGGCGCTGTGTTGCAGAGCGACAACGACCAGGTGAAAGTCGTGCGTCTGGTGCCGGCAGGTCCTGCCGACAAGACCAAGCAGGTCGCACCGGCCGACAAGATCATCGGCGTTGCCCAGGGCAACAAAGAGATGGTCGACGTGGTCGGCTGGCGCCTGGACGAAGTGGTCAAGCTGATCCGTGGTCCGAAAGGCACCGTGGTGCGCCTGGAAGTGATTCCGGCCAGCAATGCGCCGAACGACCAGACCTCCAAGATCGTGCCGATCACCCGCGAAGCGGTGAAGCTTGAAGACCAGGCCGTGAAGAAGTCAGTCCTCAACCTGAAACAGGATGGCAAGGACTACAAGCTCGGCGTCATCGAGATTCCGGCCTTCTACCTCGACTTCAAGGCTTTCCGTGCCGGCGATCCGGACTACAAGAGCACCACTCGCGACGTCAAGAAACTGCTGACCGAGTTGCAGAAAGAGAAAGTCGACGGCGTGGTCATCGACCTGCGCAACAACGGCGGCGGCTCCTTGCAGGAAGCCACCGAGCTGACCAGCCTGTTCATCGACAAAGGCCCGACCGTGCTCGTGCGTAACGCCGATGGCCGGGTCGATGTACTCGAAGATGAAAACCCGGGCGCCTTCTACAAAGGCCCGATGGCGCTGCTGGTCAACCGCCTGTCCGCCTCGGCTTCGGAGATTTTCGCCGGCGCGATGCAGGACTACCACCGCGCACTGATCATTGGCGGCCAGACCTTCGGCAAAGGCACCGTGCAGACCATTCAGCCGCTGAACCATGGCGAACTGAAACTGACCCTGGCCAAGTTCTACCGGGTTTCCGGCCAGAGCACCCAGCATCAGGGCGTACTGCCGGACATCGATTACCCGTCGATCATCGACACCAAGGAAATCGGCGAGAGCGCCCTGCCGGAAGCCATGCCGTGGGACACCATCCGCGCGGCCATCAAGCCTGCGGTCGACCCGTTCAAGCCATACATTTCGCAGCTCAAATCCGAGCATGACGTACGTTCGGCCAAAGACGCGGAGTTCGTGTTCATCCGCGACAAACTGGCCCTGGCGCAGAAGCTGATGTCGGAAAAAACCGTCAGCCTCAATGAAGCCGAGCGTCGTGCCCAACACGCGGATATCGAAGCCAAGCAGCTTGCGATGGAAAACATCCGTCGCAAGGCCAAGGGCGAAGAGCCGCTCAAAGAGCTGAAGAAAGAAGACGAAGATGTCGCTGCGGCCGAGCCGGACAAGGTCAAACCAGAAGACGATGCCTACCTGAGCGAAACGGGTCGGATTCTGTTGGACTACCTGAAACTCAACACCGCGGTTGCCAAACACTAA
- a CDS encoding bifunctional diguanylate cyclase/phosphodiesterase has translation MTTTEQLSALSSILTQSGLHSLFQPIISLSERQIIGYEALSRGPSNSPLHSPIALFAVARQAGRLNELEIACRESACRRFNEQQLPGKLFLNVSPESLLEAAHQPGRTLQLLQDFGIPPSQVVIELTEQTPTDDFQLLQNALHHYRAMGFSIALDDLGAGYSSLRLWSELRPDYVKIDRHFIDGIHQDALKREFVGSIMQIAKASRAQVIAEGIELPEELAVLTDMGVDLVQGYLLCRPQEHPPREARNLMPKQDSSAVALNDEGSDLSALLIDQPAVARGTPTATVLEAFRRQANLNSLAVLDEQGHPCGIVHRHSLSDALLKPFATDLFARKPISRLMNDDFLAVEMSQSLQQVSRLITSRARQRIEEDFIITLNGGYLGLGRVIDVLKLITELKIQQARYANPLTLLPGNVPIQQCLTRLLQQQRESVICYVDIDSFKPFNDIYGYGRGDEVLLCLAQCLNDRVDPSRDFVGHIGGDDFLLVLGPEDWRKRLNQLLDDFQSQCRRFYRSEHLEAGCFIAPNRQGVRQEFPLLSLSIGVVHLHPQACGQLDASQLAEMASQAKHHAKNVPGYSVHVIDSLTAPKREDELLVGQR, from the coding sequence ATGACCACTACCGAACAGCTGAGTGCGTTGAGTTCAATACTGACTCAAAGCGGTTTGCACAGCCTGTTCCAGCCAATCATTTCGCTCTCTGAACGACAGATCATCGGTTACGAAGCCCTCAGCCGTGGCCCCTCCAACAGCCCGCTGCACTCGCCCATCGCCTTGTTTGCCGTCGCCCGCCAGGCCGGTCGTTTGAACGAGCTGGAAATTGCCTGTCGCGAGAGCGCTTGCCGGCGCTTTAATGAGCAGCAACTGCCGGGCAAACTCTTTCTCAACGTGTCGCCGGAATCGCTGCTCGAAGCGGCTCACCAACCGGGTCGGACCCTGCAACTGCTGCAGGATTTCGGCATACCGCCCAGCCAGGTGGTCATCGAACTGACGGAACAGACGCCGACCGACGATTTCCAGCTGCTGCAGAACGCGCTGCATCACTATCGGGCGATGGGCTTTTCCATTGCGCTGGATGATTTGGGGGCCGGTTATTCGAGCCTGCGACTGTGGTCCGAGCTGCGGCCGGACTATGTGAAGATCGATCGGCACTTCATCGACGGCATCCATCAGGATGCGCTCAAGCGTGAATTTGTCGGTTCCATCATGCAAATCGCCAAAGCCTCTCGGGCACAAGTGATTGCTGAAGGGATCGAGCTGCCGGAGGAGCTCGCGGTGTTGACCGATATGGGCGTCGATCTGGTCCAGGGTTACTTGCTCTGCCGCCCTCAAGAACACCCGCCAAGGGAAGCGCGAAACCTGATGCCCAAACAGGACAGCTCTGCGGTGGCGCTGAACGACGAAGGCAGTGACCTCAGTGCTCTTTTGATCGATCAGCCAGCGGTCGCGCGGGGTACGCCGACTGCCACGGTGCTGGAAGCCTTCCGCCGCCAGGCCAACCTGAACTCACTGGCGGTGCTCGATGAGCAAGGCCACCCTTGCGGTATCGTCCATCGGCATTCGCTGTCGGACGCCCTGCTCAAACCCTTTGCCACCGACCTCTTTGCCCGCAAGCCCATCAGCCGGTTGATGAACGACGACTTTCTCGCCGTCGAGATGAGCCAGTCGCTGCAACAAGTCAGCCGCCTGATCACCAGCCGCGCCCGGCAGCGCATCGAGGAAGACTTCATCATCACCCTCAACGGCGGCTATCTGGGACTGGGTCGGGTCATCGACGTACTGAAGCTGATTACTGAACTGAAGATCCAGCAAGCCCGTTACGCCAACCCGCTAACCCTGCTGCCGGGTAACGTGCCGATCCAGCAATGCCTGACGCGCCTGCTGCAACAACAAAGGGAATCAGTGATCTGCTACGTGGACATCGACAGTTTCAAACCCTTCAACGACATCTACGGCTACGGCCGCGGGGACGAAGTCCTGCTGTGCCTGGCGCAATGTCTGAATGATCGCGTCGACCCGTCCCGCGACTTTGTCGGCCATATCGGCGGCGATGATTTCCTGCTGGTGCTCGGGCCGGAAGACTGGCGCAAACGTTTGAACCAGTTGCTCGACGATTTCCAAAGCCAATGCCGGCGCTTCTACCGCAGCGAACACCTGGAAGCCGGCTGCTTCATCGCCCCGAATCGCCAGGGCGTGCGCCAGGAATTTCCGTTGTTATCGCTGTCGATCGGCGTGGTGCATTTGCATCCACAGGCCTGTGGACAACTCGATGCGAGCCAGTTGGCGGAGATGGCGTCGCAGGCGAAACACCACGCGAAGAATGTGCCGGGGTATAGCGTGCATGTGATTGATAGTCTGACGGCGCCCAAGCGAGAGGATGAATTGTTGGTTGGGCAGCGGTGA
- a CDS encoding sel1 repeat family protein → MFFKLKARAGYWLARRLFHWSWFVRQPRGWSWLEGQLARMANLGDVDAQSFYGHILAFRGVGLGAREEGVRLLRLAALAGDGKAAYQVGVISLAGTASKAPDPDEAARFWAMAAKAGHPLAEIKLKELAARGPLDN, encoded by the coding sequence GTGTTTTTCAAGCTCAAGGCGAGGGCCGGTTACTGGCTGGCTCGCCGGTTGTTTCACTGGTCGTGGTTTGTGCGTCAGCCACGCGGCTGGAGTTGGCTTGAAGGCCAGCTTGCACGCATGGCGAACCTGGGCGATGTCGACGCTCAAAGCTTCTATGGCCACATTCTGGCCTTTCGCGGCGTGGGCCTTGGGGCTCGTGAGGAAGGTGTCCGCTTGCTGCGCCTGGCGGCGTTGGCGGGGGATGGCAAGGCGGCGTATCAGGTGGGGGTGATCAGTCTGGCCGGGACGGCGAGCAAGGCACCGGATCCGGATGAGGCCGCCCGGTTTTGGGCGATGGCTGCCAAGGCCGGACATCCGTTGGCTGAGATCAAATTGAAAGAGTTGGCTGCTCGCGGTCCTTTGGATAATTAG
- a CDS encoding helix-turn-helix domain-containing protein, with amino-acid sequence MDIQIITREGEPEYAVVPWAQYQALLKAAGIDQQPPREAPVQRVATPDQILPGLDQLRSLREGKGIAIEALARTVGISPSYLALIESGERQPDAAIRRSLAWELTVPGWREES; translated from the coding sequence ATGGATATTCAGATAATCACACGCGAAGGCGAGCCCGAGTATGCGGTTGTTCCGTGGGCTCAGTATCAGGCTCTACTCAAAGCTGCAGGCATCGATCAACAACCGCCGCGCGAGGCCCCTGTGCAGCGCGTGGCCACACCAGACCAGATTCTTCCGGGTCTGGATCAACTACGCAGTTTGCGCGAAGGGAAGGGCATCGCCATTGAGGCGCTGGCCCGCACGGTAGGCATCAGCCCGTCCTATCTGGCCTTGATCGAAAGTGGCGAGCGTCAACCCGACGCTGCAATTCGCCGCAGCCTGGCCTGGGAATTGACGGTGCCGGGGTGGAGGGAAGAATCGTGA
- a CDS encoding YkvA family protein, translating into MKAPWNFARFLPLAGRLLARGRLPTLLFAVASKGASQGNRLGKLKDDLRLLQALCLAYWRGEYRAISPKALISVVAGLMYFLSPVDAIPDFIPVFGMFDDIAVLAWLMKVLDDELNAFRAWRNRQVPEKLAVVERLPDTLEQLQLQGPKKT; encoded by the coding sequence ATGAAAGCACCCTGGAATTTCGCTCGTTTCCTGCCACTGGCCGGACGTCTGTTAGCTCGTGGGCGTTTGCCGACGTTATTGTTCGCGGTAGCCAGCAAAGGTGCCAGCCAGGGCAACCGTTTGGGCAAGCTCAAAGACGACCTGCGCTTGTTGCAGGCGTTGTGCCTGGCTTACTGGCGCGGTGAATACCGGGCCATCAGCCCTAAAGCGCTGATCTCGGTGGTGGCAGGCTTGATGTATTTCCTGAGCCCGGTGGATGCGATTCCGGATTTCATTCCGGTGTTCGGCATGTTCGATGACATCGCCGTGCTCGCCTGGCTGATGAAGGTTCTCGACGACGAGCTCAACGCCTTCCGCGCCTGGCGCAATCGCCAGGTGCCAGAGAAGCTCGCGGTGGTCGAGCGCTTGCCCGATACCCTGGAACAACTTCAACTGCAGGGCCCGAAAAAAACCTGA
- a CDS encoding FKBP-type peptidyl-prolyl cis-trans isomerase, with product MKQHRLAAAVALVSLVLAGCDSQTSVELKTPAQKASYGIGLNMGKSLAQEGMDDLDSKAVAQGIEDAIGKKEQKLKDDELVEAFAALQKRAEERMAKMSEESAAAGKKFLEDNAKKAGVTTTASGLQYEVVKKADGAQPKPTDVVTVHYTGTLTNGTVFDSSVERGSPIDLPVSGVIPGWVEGLQLMHVGEKYKLFIPSELAYGAQSPSPAIPANSVLVFDLELLAIKDPAKQDDAAK from the coding sequence ATGAAACAGCATCGGTTGGCGGCGGCGGTGGCCCTGGTTAGCCTGGTACTTGCGGGTTGCGACTCGCAGACCAGCGTAGAGCTGAAAACCCCGGCGCAAAAAGCTTCCTACGGGATTGGCCTGAACATGGGCAAGAGCCTGGCTCAGGAAGGCATGGATGATCTGGACTCCAAAGCCGTTGCCCAGGGCATTGAAGATGCCATCGGCAAGAAAGAACAGAAACTGAAGGATGACGAGTTGGTCGAAGCCTTCGCAGCACTGCAGAAGCGTGCTGAAGAACGTATGGCCAAAATGAGTGAAGAGTCGGCAGCCGCCGGCAAGAAATTCCTCGAAGACAACGCCAAGAAAGCCGGTGTCACCACCACGGCTTCGGGCCTGCAGTACGAAGTGGTCAAGAAAGCTGATGGCGCACAGCCTAAGCCGACCGACGTGGTGACTGTTCACTACACCGGCACCCTGACCAACGGCACCGTGTTCGACAGCTCCGTCGAGCGTGGCAGCCCGATCGATCTGCCGGTCAGCGGCGTGATTCCGGGTTGGGTCGAAGGCCTGCAACTGATGCACGTTGGCGAGAAGTACAAACTGTTCATCCCTAGCGAGCTGGCTTACGGCGCCCAAAGCCCAAGCCCGGCGATTCCAGCCAACTCGGTGCTGGTATTCGACCTGGAACTGCTGGCGATCAAGGACCCGGCAAAACAAGACGACGCTGCCAAGTAA
- a CDS encoding di-heme-cytochrome C peroxidase yields the protein MRLFYRFLILIVALLGLALAVILYYVANPKLPNWSPAQQVHYLEQWSAADRQTYYFTPQGTQVKGLRYEWFNALELPFSQQRFASPEYLARFGFLVDPGQKATPNNPGNLPVGFARHQNPGSQDQFLDITCAACHTGELRFNGQAIRIDGGSAQHVLPSSVPTLRGGSFGQALVASLTSTYYNPWKFERFARNVLGQEYDARHQQLRKDFKTSLDTFLKVAWNDTHRGLYPTEEGPGRTDAFGRIANASFGDAISPANYRVANAPVDYPQLWDMWTFDWVQWNGSAQQPMARNIGEALGVGATLNFFDSNGQPLKGDYRYPSSVRVRDLHLIEETLQRLKPPAWPEELLGAVDKPLAAKGRALFTENCAGCHVPRTIQEGERWVQQLHMLPVDVIGTDPTAANNIANHRFDLTALQWDPTELAQMDVKLHPTPEEPLDLSQLSVAKGLAYVTAFVEDRAYREAKVTAAEKPRLDGFGLPIGVREKVAYKARPLSGVWATAPFLHNGSVPSIYQLLSPQDERAGTFYKGTFEYDPKHLGYRTEAFTNAFLFDTRITGNHNSGHEFRAGKRGNGVIGRLLQPEERFALLEYLKVLGGPLEAQLP from the coding sequence TTGCGCCTCTTTTATCGCTTTCTGATTCTGATCGTTGCACTGCTGGGCCTCGCCCTCGCCGTGATTCTGTATTACGTCGCCAACCCGAAACTGCCGAACTGGTCGCCAGCACAACAAGTGCATTACCTGGAGCAGTGGAGCGCGGCCGACCGCCAGACCTACTACTTCACGCCCCAGGGCACTCAGGTCAAAGGCTTGCGCTACGAGTGGTTCAATGCGCTCGAACTGCCCTTTTCGCAACAACGATTCGCCAGCCCGGAGTACCTTGCGCGCTTCGGCTTCCTGGTCGATCCCGGCCAGAAAGCCACGCCGAACAACCCCGGCAACCTGCCCGTGGGTTTCGCCCGCCATCAAAACCCCGGCAGCCAGGATCAGTTTCTGGACATCACCTGCGCCGCCTGCCACACCGGCGAATTGCGTTTCAACGGTCAGGCCATCCGCATCGATGGTGGTTCGGCGCAACACGTCTTGCCGTCCAGCGTTCCGACACTGCGCGGTGGCAGTTTCGGACAAGCTCTGGTCGCCAGTCTGACGTCGACTTACTACAACCCATGGAAATTCGAACGTTTCGCTCGCAACGTGCTGGGCCAGGAATACGACGCCCGGCATCAACAGCTGCGCAAAGACTTCAAAACCTCTCTCGATACGTTCCTGAAAGTAGCCTGGAACGACACCCATCGAGGGCTCTACCCGACCGAGGAAGGCCCTGGCCGCACCGACGCGTTCGGGCGCATTGCCAACGCCAGTTTCGGCGACGCGATCTCACCGGCCAACTACCGGGTGGCCAATGCGCCGGTCGACTACCCGCAACTGTGGGACATGTGGACATTCGACTGGGTGCAGTGGAACGGTTCGGCGCAGCAGCCGATGGCCCGCAACATCGGCGAGGCGTTGGGCGTAGGCGCCACGCTGAATTTCTTCGACAGCAACGGGCAGCCACTCAAGGGCGACTACCGATATCCGTCCAGCGTGCGGGTGCGCGATTTGCACCTGATCGAAGAAACCCTGCAACGACTCAAACCGCCTGCCTGGCCGGAAGAGCTGCTGGGCGCTGTCGACAAGCCTTTGGCCGCCAAAGGTCGCGCACTGTTCACCGAGAACTGCGCCGGTTGCCACGTTCCGCGGACGATCCAGGAAGGCGAGCGCTGGGTGCAGCAGTTGCACATGCTGCCCGTCGACGTCATCGGCACTGATCCGACAGCGGCGAACAACATCGCCAACCACCGTTTCGACCTGACCGCGCTGCAATGGGACCCGACGGAGCTGGCACAGATGGACGTGAAGCTGCACCCGACCCCCGAGGAGCCGCTGGACCTGAGCCAGCTTTCGGTGGCCAAGGGGCTGGCCTACGTCACGGCGTTCGTCGAGGACCGGGCTTACCGGGAGGCCAAGGTCACAGCGGCAGAAAAGCCTCGGCTCGATGGCTTCGGCCTGCCGATCGGCGTTCGTGAAAAAGTGGCTTACAAGGCTCGACCGCTGTCAGGCGTCTGGGCGACCGCACCGTTCCTGCACAACGGCTCGGTACCAAGCATTTATCAATTGCTCTCGCCTCAGGACGAACGCGCGGGCACCTTCTATAAAGGCACGTTCGAGTACGACCCGAAACACCTGGGCTATCGCACCGAAGCCTTCACCAATGCATTCCTGTTCGATACGCGCATTACCGGCAACCACAACAGCGGCCATGAATTCCGCGCGGGTAAACGCGGCAACGGGGTGATTGGCCGACTGCTGCAACCCGAGGAACGCTTTGCGTTGCTGGAGTACCTGAAAGTGCTGGGCGGCCCGCTGGAGGCGCAATTGCCATGA
- a CDS encoding catalase family protein, producing MIMTTFKKDLPLFARFWLWLGRLLGKTLLVLLCIGLLGWALATAWFAWQHRGPVSALEQIPDGEAAMTQDVIQTAVRIVDQHRESTRYLRDAHAKAHGCVKAEVQVLPDLATELRQGVFSEPGKTWQATMRLSNGNAYPQFDSIRDARGMAIKLLDVPGKQLLSDQQRRGEQDFVMFSHPNFFVSDVAEYRQNVAAQADGKKVMAFFPGWDPRTWQVRHLFIALATLSPPPPSPTQTTYFSVSPYKFGEANAKFRVMPDPTNCPTYALPAQNQKLPNFLRNALNQQLSTDRVPACFVLQIQRQDAGKYMPIEDTSVEWKESDAPFQTVARINVPAQDFDTPALNLQCDNQSFNPWFGVEAHRPIGGINRLRKAVYEAVSDYRHSRNAEQ from the coding sequence ATGATCATGACCACCTTCAAGAAAGATTTGCCGCTGTTTGCCCGGTTCTGGTTGTGGCTGGGCCGCCTGCTCGGCAAAACCCTGCTGGTTTTGCTGTGCATCGGCTTGCTTGGCTGGGCGCTGGCCACTGCCTGGTTTGCCTGGCAGCACCGCGGACCGGTCTCGGCACTGGAGCAGATTCCGGATGGCGAAGCCGCCATGACCCAGGACGTGATCCAGACCGCCGTGCGGATTGTCGATCAACACCGTGAAAGCACCCGTTATCTGCGTGATGCCCATGCCAAGGCCCATGGCTGCGTAAAGGCCGAGGTGCAGGTGTTGCCGGATCTGGCGACAGAGTTGCGTCAAGGTGTGTTCAGTGAACCGGGCAAGACCTGGCAAGCGACGATGCGCCTGTCCAACGGCAATGCCTATCCGCAATTCGACAGCATCCGCGATGCGCGGGGCATGGCGATCAAACTGCTCGATGTGCCAGGCAAGCAACTGCTCAGCGATCAACAGCGTCGCGGCGAACAGGACTTCGTGATGTTCAGCCATCCGAACTTCTTTGTCAGCGATGTCGCCGAATATCGTCAGAATGTCGCCGCCCAGGCGGACGGCAAGAAGGTGATGGCGTTCTTTCCGGGCTGGGACCCGCGCACCTGGCAGGTCCGTCATCTGTTTATTGCCTTGGCGACACTTTCTCCGCCACCACCGAGCCCGACCCAGACGACATACTTTTCGGTTTCGCCCTACAAATTCGGCGAGGCCAATGCCAAGTTTCGGGTCATGCCCGACCCAACGAACTGCCCGACCTATGCTTTGCCCGCGCAAAACCAGAAGTTGCCGAACTTTCTGCGCAATGCGCTGAACCAGCAACTGTCGACCGATCGGGTGCCCGCCTGTTTTGTCCTGCAGATCCAGCGGCAGGATGCAGGCAAGTACATGCCGATCGAAGACACCAGCGTTGAATGGAAGGAAAGCGACGCGCCTTTCCAGACGGTGGCGCGGATCAACGTGCCCGCCCAGGACTTCGACACGCCAGCGTTGAACCTGCAATGCGACAACCAGTCGTTCAATCCATGGTTTGGTGTTGAGGCCCATCGCCCGATTGGCGGCATCAACCGCTTGCGCAAAGCTGTTTACGAGGCGGTCAGCGATTACCGACACAGCCGAAACGCCGAACAGTAG
- the rdgC gene encoding recombination-associated protein RdgC, whose translation MWFKNLLIYRLTQDLPFDAEALETALATKLARSCASQELTTYGFVAPFGKGEDAPLVHVSGDFLLISARKEERILPGSVVRDAVKEKVEEIEAEQMRKVYKKERDQIKDEIIQAFLPRAFIRRSSTFAAIAPKQGLILVNSASPKRAEDLLSTLREVIGTLPVRPLTVKMSPTATMTEWVTTQKAADDFFVLDECELRDTHEDGGIVRCKRQDLTSEEIQLHLSTGKVVTQLSLAWQDKLSFVLDDKMVVKRLKFEDLLQDQAEQDGGEEALGQLDASFTLMMLTFGDFLPALVEALGGEETPQGI comes from the coding sequence ATGTGGTTCAAAAACCTGCTTATCTATCGCCTGACCCAAGATCTGCCTTTTGATGCCGAGGCGTTGGAAACTGCACTGGCCACCAAACTGGCGCGTTCATGTGCAAGCCAGGAGTTGACCACCTACGGTTTCGTCGCGCCTTTCGGCAAGGGCGAAGATGCACCACTGGTGCACGTCAGCGGCGACTTCCTGCTGATCTCCGCCCGTAAGGAAGAACGCATCCTGCCGGGCAGCGTCGTGCGTGACGCCGTTAAGGAAAAGGTCGAAGAGATCGAAGCCGAACAAATGCGCAAGGTCTACAAAAAGGAACGCGATCAGATCAAGGATGAAATCATCCAGGCCTTCCTGCCGCGCGCCTTTATCCGTCGTTCGTCGACCTTCGCTGCGATCGCGCCGAAACAGGGCCTGATTCTGGTCAACTCGGCCAGCCCGAAACGTGCCGAAGACCTGCTGTCCACCCTGCGTGAAGTCATCGGCACCCTGCCAGTACGTCCGCTGACCGTGAAAATGTCCCCGACCGCCACCATGACTGAATGGGTCACCACCCAGAAAGCCGCCGATGACTTCTTTGTGCTGGACGAGTGCGAGCTGCGCGACACCCACGAAGACGGCGGCATCGTGCGCTGCAAGCGTCAGGACCTGACCAGCGAAGAAATCCAGTTGCACCTGAGCACCGGCAAAGTGGTCACTCAGCTGTCGCTGGCCTGGCAGGACAAACTGTCCTTCGTCCTCGACGACAAGATGGTGGTCAAGCGCCTGAAGTTCGAAGACCTGCTGCAGGATCAGGCGGAACAGGACGGCGGCGAAGAAGCCCTCGGCCAGCTGGATGCCAGCTTCACCCTGATGATGCTGACGTTCGGCGACTTCCTCCCGGCGCTGGTTGAAGCGTTGGGCGGTGAAGAGACGCCGCAGGGTATCTAA
- a CDS encoding bile acid:sodium symporter family protein, with amino-acid sequence MRALAALSRFVGNTFAYWVLIFAVVAFLQPAWFLGLKGAIVPLLGLVMFGMGLTLKLEDFAEVARHPWRVALGVVAHFVIMPGVAWLLCQVFHLPPEIAVGVILVGCCPSGTSSNVMTWLARGDLALSVAIAAVTTLLAPLLTPALIWLLASAWLPVSFMELFWSILQVVLLPIVLGVVAQRVLGDRVRHAVDVLPLVSVVSIVIIVTAVVAASQAKIAESGLLIMAVVMLHNSFGYLLGYFTGRLFKLPLAQRKSLALEVGMQNSGLGAALASAHFSPLAAVPSALFSVWHNISGALLSTYFRRMSEKEDRETAARQVTE; translated from the coding sequence ATGCGTGCACTGGCTGCATTGAGTCGCTTTGTCGGCAACACCTTCGCTTACTGGGTTCTGATTTTCGCCGTCGTGGCTTTCCTGCAACCGGCATGGTTCCTCGGCCTGAAAGGCGCGATCGTGCCGCTCCTGGGCCTGGTGATGTTCGGCATGGGCCTGACCCTCAAGCTCGAAGACTTCGCCGAAGTCGCTCGCCATCCGTGGCGCGTGGCGCTGGGCGTGGTTGCACATTTCGTGATCATGCCCGGTGTGGCGTGGTTGCTCTGCCAGGTGTTCCATCTGCCGCCGGAAATCGCCGTCGGAGTCATCCTGGTCGGTTGCTGCCCAAGCGGCACCTCATCAAACGTCATGACCTGGCTGGCCCGTGGCGACCTGGCGCTGTCGGTGGCCATCGCCGCCGTCACCACCCTCCTCGCTCCACTGCTGACGCCCGCGCTGATCTGGCTGCTCGCATCGGCCTGGTTGCCGGTGTCCTTCATGGAATTGTTCTGGTCGATCCTGCAAGTGGTGCTGCTGCCGATCGTGCTCGGCGTGGTCGCTCAGCGCGTGCTCGGTGATCGGGTTCGCCACGCGGTGGACGTATTGCCGCTGGTTTCCGTTGTCAGCATCGTGATCATCGTCACGGCTGTCGTCGCGGCCAGCCAGGCGAAGATTGCCGAGTCCGGCCTGCTGATCATGGCCGTGGTGATGCTGCACAACAGCTTTGGCTATCTGCTGGGGTACTTCACCGGACGGCTGTTCAAGTTGCCACTGGCCCAGCGTAAATCCCTGGCGTTGGAGGTTGGCATGCAGAACTCCGGTTTGGGCGCCGCGCTGGCCAGTGCGCATTTCTCGCCGCTGGCGGCGGTGCCGAGCGCATTGTTCAGTGTGTGGCACAACATTTCCGGGGCGCTGCTCTCGACGTATTTCCGCCGGATGAGCGAGAAAGAAGATCGGGAAACCGCGGCTCGGCAAGTGACCGAGTAA